A single region of the Labeo rohita strain BAU-BD-2019 chromosome 3, IGBB_LRoh.1.0, whole genome shotgun sequence genome encodes:
- the LOC127162244 gene encoding G2/M phase-specific E3 ubiquitin-protein ligase-like, translating to MEYRSSKSKERQSFNYGPKERKHVQQLTAFDLEILFKPDLSPSGRYRRLKESQTMGYWADYLLDCEESQAAVSVEGVLMFATRLSSLPPSGLEPPPKIQFLDNSAFPMANTCTNSLKLPLLDSYILFKSQMDFGIQNSPGFGCF from the exons ATGGAGTACAGAAGCTCGAAGTCAAAAGAACGGCAATCTTTTAACTATGGGcctaaagaaagaaaacacgTCCAG CAACTTACTGCTTTTGACCTTGAGATACTCTTCAAACCTGACCTCAGTCCTTCGGGGAGATATCGAAGACTTAAAGAAAGTCAAACCATGGGCTACTGGGCAGACTATCTCCTTGATTGTGAAG AAAGCCAGGCTGCTGTGTCTGTGGAAGGTGTTTTGATGTTTGCTACTAGGCTGTCTTCACTTCCACCATCTGGCTTGGAACCACCGCCAAAAATACAGTTCCTGGACAACTCTGCGTTCCCAATGGCAAATACATGTACAAACTCCTTGAAATTACCACTCCTAGACTCATACATTTTGTTTAAGTCACAAATGGACTTTGGAATTCAAAATAGTCCAGGATTTGGCTGTTTTTAA